In the genome of Ammospiza nelsoni isolate bAmmNel1 chromosome 28, bAmmNel1.pri, whole genome shotgun sequence, the window tgcccacctgcagcagcactgggggtgCCAGCAGTAGTGTGCACATGGTGCACACGGTCACGGCCACGCACCTGGGAGCAGGTGACAATGAGCTGGGATGGGTGCCCGTGATGGAGGGACAAAGGTGAAGCCGTTTCAGGCTGTAAACATCGCTGCTGCTCCATGTGGGGCAGGTACGGTCGGCCAGAGGCCGCCAAACTCGTGACAGTGTTTGTGGTTTCTtggctggggacaccgaggAGTGCCCCGGCCCCTGGCTGGGCTGACGTcaccctgccaggctgggggaggaagaggagccgTCCAGTTTGTGGCCGGGAGCGAAGGCCGCGGTGACGCAGTGCCAGCTGCGTGCAGCCTGGCAGGTAGGCATGGCAGCTAGGCATGGCCTGGTGCCAGCCTGGAGggggcagaggcacagccccagggctgtccaGCCGTGCCAGGACCTGGTGCCTTCGGCCACAGAGCCCTGACTGGGCAGGGGAGCTGCCCCGAGGTGAGGCAGAGCCTGGTGCCACACGTGGCACACATCCCCCTGTGCCTGGAtctgctgcccaggctgtgaAAGCCCAAAGTACCCAAGGGGCACCCAAACATCAGCACTGGGGTCCCAACAATGGCCCCCCCACTTAACTTGGGGCAGCTGGGCTTGGGAATCCCCTCTGCCAGCACCCCAGAAGACTCCTGGTGGGTCTGggctgtccccctgtgctcatCCCTAGGGCATGGGGCACACCTGAGCCAGGTGCCCACAGAGCCATGGGTGATGCCATGCATGCCCAAGAAGTGGTGCCAGGGTCAAGGCAAGTGGCAGGAGggatctgtgccagggcagtgactCCAGCTCTCACACCCCCGCAGGGCACTGGCCACCCAAGCTGTGCCAGTCTCGCTGTGCCACGTGCCACCAGCATGGCACCACACTGGCACGGGTGCTTTGGCCAGCCCTGGCAATCAGCACCTGGCCGGACACGGCCCTTGGCAGCGGCATCGATGCTGCCTCACCCACCCCGTGCCCACCCTGTCCTGGGTGGGTAACGATGCCAcgctggtggcacctggggacctCGGGATGGGATCCGTAGCAGGGAGCTCAGCCCCATCCGGGCCAGGCCTGCCGGAGCGCGGCGGGGACGTGGCGAACCCGGCGCCTCTGGGAGAGCTCCCGGGACCCGTCTGACGGGTTCGGCCGCTCTTCCCGCACCCGGACAAGCCCGGGCCGGCGGGAcacccagccacagccaccGCCCAGCAGCGCCTGCTGGGTGGGGGAGAGTGGCTGCGCTCTCTCTGGAGCTGGGAGGACTCCCCTTCCCCAGGAATCCAAAGGGGAGTGGGGCCCTCGCAGCCCCCCATCCCTGCGGGGAGAGTTGCTGCCCCTTTCTGGGGGCATTGAACGCACAAAACCCTGCAGAGCGCAGGGTGAGGAGCCCACGCGTGCCCCACTGTGTCTGTGGGGGTCTGGGCACCCCATCAACACCCCCTTTACATGCGATCCCACCCCAGGCACAATCCAGCTCCCACATCCCCTtggctggaggtgctggggggGAGCTGAGGGCGCCCCCCCAGCCCGCAGGAGCCGCCAGTTTGTGCCAGATCCCCCCGGAACAGGCAGGAGCCGGCATGCCCGGCACAGCCAGACGCGCCGCAGGGGCGATGCCGCAGCTCCCATGGCGCTGCCAGCGCCCCGCGTGTGCTCGCTCCGTGCACGGAAGGATCTCCTGCTCCCAAAGGccaccccagcacccccagggctgcgTGCCACGGGTCCCCCGCGCTGCCCTTACCTTCCAGCGCTCCTGCTGTCCGCGCCACAGTGGAAGCACCGCGTCCCTGCCGGCGCTGGGGGGTCggtggggagcagaggcagcggTGGGAAGTGCCCTGCGTCCCCCTGCCAGCGGTACCGAGCCTGGTGTGCCTGGCAAGGCGGGTGGCACGGTGGAGATCAGCCCTCTCCTGAGCGCCTGTCCGAGCCGGAGCCCCCCTGGGACCCCTCCgaggggctggaagtgctgcacGCCACCGTGACAGGGATCcctttttttatccttttattaattttttttaatagactaAGAGCAGAATATGAAAATCACCAGCCAAAGCACTTGAAAAAAAGATCGAgaatggttttttttctgttttgttttgttctgtttttccccaaaaagtGTCTGTGCGTTTGCATAGGTCGGGTCTTCACGGAAGACGAGGAAAATCCAACACGTTCGACTATGTACAAGCCAGCCCGGGGCCGGCGCCGCTGCCTATGGTACAGTATAGATATAATATCTCTGTAGTCGCTCTCTGTACAGTATGTATAGATCTATATGGGTATGTACAGACTGCCCGGCCCCGGGGGTCCCTGCTCGCATCGGGGCTCGGCGCTGCCCCCCCAGGCACGGAGCAGCCCCGGGGGGAGGCTGCGGGCAGGACGCCGGGAGGAGCCGCATCCCTGCGGAGCTGCCAGTCCGGTGCTTGCCGTGATCCTGCCGCTCtccgggcagggctggtgctctCGCCGTGCTTCCGAGGCTCTCACGAGGGGCAGCAGATGGAGGGGGGCACGGCGGCGCTGGCCGGGCCCCCGCGGGCACCGGGAGCTACGAGGCCAAGAGCGTCATGAGGAAGAGCGCGGCGGCCACGGCCAGGGGCAAATGTTCCCGCTTGGGGCTGGTGCCGCTGATGCTCTTCTCCAGCTTGGGCATCTCCGGGTTGAAGTTTTCTGTGGGGGcgaggggaaggagaggatgaggagggcagcagggcgGCTCTGAACCCCCACCCCgcggctggggctgccccaggggcGGCGGCAGGAGAGGGGGGGGACACGGCTTTGGGGGTCGGGGGGCTGTGCCTGACTCACCCAGGTCCTCGATCTTCACCTCGGGCCGCAGGGTGAACTGGGGCAGGGTGGGCGCCAGCTTCTCCCCGGAGTGCGACGCTgtggagggagagaggggacGGGGGTCActgccctgcactgcagccCCCCACATGCGGCCACCCCTCAGGAGGGACGGGGGCACCCACGGGCCAGCCTCGCCGCCCCCGGGACGGGCACGGGGGTACTTACTGGAGGCGCAGCAGACAAACACCTTCATCTTCAGGCAGGCCCGGCGGTGGTTGTGTGTCGGCGTGGCTGCAAGGAGAGAACGTGCTGAGAGGGGCTCCGTGGCAGGGACCCCAACCCCGGCACCCCGGGGCTGGGTGGGTGTGGACAGAGAGGGGGCTGGAACTGCCCAGGGGTGGGATCTGGGctgggggaatgcagcagcaccccaaatcctgcaccagcaccccaaatcctgcaccaATGGCACACAAAATCCTGCACTGATGCCCTGCACCAGCACCCCAAATCCCGCACCAATGCCCTGCACCAGCACCCCAAATCCCGCACcagcatcccaaatcctgcaccagcatcccaaatcctgcaccaATGCCCTGTACCAGCACCCCAAATCCCGCACcagcatcccaaatcctgcaccaATGCCCTGCAccagcaccccaaatcctgcaccagcatcccaaatcctgcaccagcaccccaaatcctgcaccagcatcccaaatcctgcaccaATGCCTTGCAccagcaccccaaatcctgcaccagcaccccaaatcctgcaccaATGCCCTGCAccagcaccccaaatcctgcaccGATGCCCTGCACCAGCACCCCAATCCTGCAccagcaccccaaatcctgcaccaATGCCCTGCAccagcaccccaaatcctgcaccaATGCCcggcagcagcaccccaggcCTGAACAATCAGCTCTAGCATCCCAACCCAGCACCAGCATCAGGCACCAACACTGcaatcctgcagcagcagcccctgaaCCCCGATCCTGCAGTAGCATCCTGCATCCTCCATCATCATCCTCCAGCACCTCATCATGCCCTGGCACCCCCATCCACACCCCCACACCCCTATCTGTTCCCTGCATCATGGAAACACCCCCTCGCCCTGTCCCTTTGCTCCTTCAACccctcccagagctccaggtTCCAACTCTTAGCAGGGAAAGAGCTGCCCAGTTTTGGGGGTGCAGGGGAATCAGCCAAGGGGGACGCAGAGGGGACCCAGCCGGGGTGGGACTGAGGGGACCCAGCCGGGGTGGGAcctggggtttgggggctgTGTGGGGgtcctgccctggtgcccaACGTACACATGTAGTAGCACTCACACATGTGGTAGTAACTCACATGTGTAGCAGCGCTCACACACGTAGTAGCACTCACATATGTAGTAACTCACACGTGTAGTAGTGCTCACACATGTAGCAGCACTCACATGTGTAGTAGCACTCACATGGGTAGCAGCACTCACACGGGTAGTAACTCACACATGTAGTAGCGCTCACATATGTAGCAGCACTCACACATGTAGTAGCACTCACACACATGCAGTAGCACTCACAAGTAGTAAATCACACGTAGTACTGCTCACACACGTAGTAGTACTCACACGTGTAGCAGCACTCACACGTGTGGCAGCACTCATGCACATAGTAGCACTCGCACATGTAGCAACTCACACATATAGTAGCACTCACACCTGTAGTAACGCTCACACTTGTAGTAGCACTCACACATGCAGTAGTACTCACACATGTAGCAGCACTCACACACGTGTAGCAGCACTCACAAATGTAGTAACTCACATGTAGGAGCGCTCACACATGTAGTACTCCTCACACATGCAGCAGCACTCACACGTGTAGTAACACACACCTGTATAAGCACTCACACACATCGCAGCACTCACATATGTAGTAACACACACGTAGTAGCACTCACACATGTACTCACACATGTAGCAGCACTCACACAtgcagcagcactcacacagGTAGTAACTCACATACGTAGTAGCACTCACGTATGTAGTAATACTCATACATGTAGTAGCACTCACACATGTAGTAGAAGTCACATATATAGTACTCCTCACACATGtagcagcacacacacatagTAACACTCACACATGTAATAACTCACACATGTAGTAACACTCACACACGTAGCAGTACTCACACATGTAGTAACTCATGCAGTAACTCACACATGTAGCAGCACTCACACATGGTAAATCACACGTAGTACTCCTCACACACGTAGTAGTACTTATACATGTAGTAGCACTCACACACATAGCAGCACTCACATGTAGCAGCACTCACACATGTAGTAACACACATGTGGCAGCACTCACACACATAGTAACACTCACACATGTAGTAACTCACACACATACTAACACTCACACATGTAGTAGCACTCACACATAGCAGCACTCACACATGCAGTAGAAGTCATATATGTAGTACTCCTCACACATGtagcagcacacacacatagTAACACTCACACATGTAGTAACTCACACGTGTAGTAACACTCACACATGTAGCAGCACTCACACATGTAGTAACACACACGTAGCAGCACTCACACATGCAGTAACACTCACACACGTAGCAGCACTCACACACGTAGCAGCACTCACACACGTAGCAGCACTCACACACGTAGCAGCACTCACACCTGTAGTAACTCACATATGTAGCAGCACTCACACACATAGTAACACTCACACACGTAGCAGCACTCACACACATAGCAGCAGTCACATGTAGCAGCACTCACACATGTAGTAACACACACGTAGCAGCACTCACACACATAGTAACACTCTCACACGTAGCAGCACTCACACCTGTAGTAACTCACATATGTAGTAGTACTCCTGGCCCGCACGGAACTCGTAGCCCAGCGAGAAGGCGCTGTAGCGCTGGAACTTCTCCGAGAACTTGATGGGGCTGTGCGGCGCGTGGGGCCGGTTGCACTCCCAGCGCTTGAAGCCCTGGCTGGTGTTGCAGGTGCGGTAGCCCTCCGCGTTCACCATGTAGAGCACGTACTGCTCCAGCCGGTGCTCGGGCACCGAGGCGTTGTAGTGAGGGCAGTAGATGTCCAGGTAGTCGTTGACGTTCACCTGCACCGTGTAGCCCTCCCGCCGCAGGCTGCAAGGGAGAGAAGGGCGGGAGGTCAGCGCTGGGGAGGCCCTGCACACCCCCAAGCAGGGTTCTCTCTCTGATGAGGTTGCAGCGAACTCTGGGAGCAGTGGTGGCCCCTGTTCAAGCTCTGTGTGAAGCCCATGACGCAGCCTGAGCCTCACAATGGAGCAGAATCCCCATCCTGGAGGGCGCGGGACAGGCGTCAAGCCACACGTACAGGTGGGATGGGCATACAAGAACAGCCTCAAAGAGGAGACAACGCACAGACGCACCCAGAAGGGCATCAGGGTCCCTCAGGCATCACGTTCTCCACGGGACAGCCCGTGGGCGTGCGGGAGACCCCGGAATTCCTCGGAATTCCTCGGCATTCCCCATTTCCAGCAGCCTAGAGCCGACCCACCGCTGCCGCCCACCAGGGCCCTGGCACGCGCCGCCGCTCGGAGCCGGGATTTCTCACCCCGCTCCGGCTAATCCCGTTAGTTCCTTAATGCCGTAAAGGGTGGCCCTGGGGGAGCCTCATTTACATTGATTAGGAGCAAGCAATCCCCTCAGATCCACTCAGGAGAGGCTCCGCTGGCTCCTAATCCGCGCCCGGCGGAAATCCCGGCCGCGGTAATCCTCGCCGCCGCGCTGACCCGCTGCTCCTGCCAATTAATTACCACCGGAGCTGGCTCGGCACCGGAGCCTGACCGGACCCGCATCCCGCAGGACACGGACAGCAGCATCCCCGCACGCGTGGCCGTGGAGATCCCCAGTGGAGCTCCACTCCCGGCCCTTTCCCCATTTCTCAGGGCAAACCCCACACCGTGCGCCCCCAAAGCATCACTCGGGGTTCGCTCGGCCGGGGCTGGGGGGTTCGCAGCCCCTCCCCGAGCCCAGCGGTTCCCCGGGTCTCTCTCcccggcagggctgggcaggcagcggGCAGGGCTACGCGTGCAGACGCCCCACCCTGCACCATCGCCCCCGGCGCTGTTGGAGGAGCCCCGGCGCTCCGCCAGCGCCCGCGGCACCGGAGCCGAGCTCCGAGACCGAGACAGAACCGGTGTCGGGAGGCAAAACTCGGGGGTACAAGAAGCGCTGCCTCCGGTACCGGGGGGCAACAGGAGCGGGGGGAAAAGCTGATGGCAGAGCTCATCACTCGTGGGACCGGGAGCGCAGCCCCACGCCGCCCCTCCCTCGCTGCGCAGCCGCTATTCCGCAGCCCATCCCGGCAGCCGCCGGCAAGTGCTCCGCCGGGAAGGTGCTGAGGCAGCCACCCTTGCTGAGCGGGAGCCGGGACCTTTCATCTTCCCCCTTTGATGTGgtgggaagggggggggggcgcggggggggAGAAAAAGGCTTGTTATTAAAGAAATGGCCCCAAGGAGAAAATCGCAATTAACTCCACGCGGGACGCAGAGCTGGGACGCTGGCGTACCccaagagcagctgctccacaccGGGGTGAGCATCCGCAGCTGGGGCTCCCCACGGCTGTGCTATGGGACAGAGGGACTAGGAGAAGTGTCACGAGTGACGCTGTGTCACGGGGTGCTGGGGAGAGGTAACCTCCCGTTCTCCCGGGGCACccagtgctgaggagcagccctcTGGGAGCCCAGGACGGGGCTCGTTAAGGCACAGCTCATTAAGAAGTGTGGCTGCTGATAAACAGCCCCACTAACGAGGCACCGAAgtgtcccctgggctgggggacagcagcacccatggcagggtgcaggagccacagctggcgTGGCAAGGCACCCACGGGAGTGACTCCCACGGGCATCACCAAAAGCTGAGGAATGGCCCCATACGGGGAGAGCcacagggccagcacagcctgaggcacATCCAGGTGACCCCAGCTGCGGCTTTGGTCACAACACCGTGTCCCTGCCACGCTTGGCTCCTCCCGCAcagtcactgcagagcagcaactCTAGatacccccaaatccctcagtgCAACGGCCCAAGTGCTCCGAGATCTGCTGGCAGCACCATCCATGGAGCTCGTGGGCcttggtttggggtggaagggcAGGAACAGACACTCAGAGAGGGACCCTGCCTCTTTTCTCACCAGCAGTCTCTTTTCTCAGTCCATCCCAGACCAGGCACGGGCTGCCTGGTCCCTGCCAGTTCCATGGTGGGAAGCgccatgccctgctctgggatggACCCTCCAAATCTCAAACTCTGGCAGCCATGGCATGGCCGGTGGGGATGGTGGGCTCTGGCAGTGCCCGAAGGGTTAAGTGCGGGAGGAGAACGGGCAGCATCACTTCTGCACGACTGCGTTTGTAGAGCAGGGCTTGGCGAGGCGGTGGTACCTTCCAGCAGCCTGTCATGCTGGGCAGATGGATGTCCCCTGGCAGCACCGGCCCCGGGCTCGGTGCCCACCAGCCTCGCACCGGAGGGACGCTGGTGGCACCCTTGATGGCACCCTGGTGGCACCTTGGCTACCTGGCACGCCGCAGGCACCGGTGAGCCGGGCGGGCGCTGCGCTCCGCTCCCATCTGCTGCCATAAATCCGGGCTGCGTGCCGCACGCTGGCTCCCACACCGCCGGGGAGCGCCTGGTGCACTGCAGCACGCCCTGGCAGCGGTGGCACGGCGGGACC includes:
- the EFNA3 gene encoding ephrin-A3, which codes for MAAGLLPLLPLLLLLPGRGPPGALGNRHAVHWNSSNPHLRREGYTVQVNVNDYLDIYCPHYNASVPEHRLEQYVLYMVNAEGYRTCNTSQGFKRWECNRPHAPHSPIKFSEKFQRYSAFSLGYEFRAGQEYYYISTPTHNHRRACLKMKVFVCCASTSHSGEKLAPTLPQFTLRPEVKIEDLENFNPEMPKLEKSISGTSPKREHLPLAVAAALFLMTLLAS